DNA from bacterium:
GCCGCCGACGCCTCATCATCCGCCCATACGTGTGGCGCCCCGCTCGGGTTTACGAGGCATGGGGTCGAGGGATGGCGCCGAGCCGTATCGGTGAGGGAGCGGCCCGGGCACGACGGGCGAGCGGTCGTGCGCGACGGTGCCAACGCACGCCGTCGGCCGCTCGCCCGATCCGGGCGGCTCCATCACCGCGTGCACGCCCTGGCGCCGCCACGCGCCCGCCGGTCCCCGCATCTGGCCACCGTTGTCCAGCCCCCGTGGCGTGCCGCTTGCCCCCACCCGTGTGGGCTTCCTGCACGGCGGGGATCCGGTCGCCGGCGGCCCGGCTGGGGGATCGCCCCGGCCGGGCCACGCAGGTGCGCCAGGACCCGGCTCACGCGTGCGTGCATCACGGAACCGTGGAGGCGACGGTGTACCGTACGATCCTCCTACCGCTCGACGGCTCGGTCTTCTCGGAGCACGCCCTGCCCGCCGCGATCGAGGTGGCACGGCGCTCGGGCGCGGTGCTGCACCTGGTGCACGTGTACCAGCCGGACGAGCCGTGGCGCGACCAGGAGGAGCTGACGCCGTACCGCTTCGAGGGCCAGCCCGCGTACGACGACGTCTACGAGAGCATGGACCGGCGCCTCGCCCGTCGTTACCTGGCGTGGGCGGCGCGGCAGGCGGAGGAGCGCGGCGCACGCGCGGAGACCGCGCTGTTGAACGGCCAGGATGAGGCTGCGGCCAGGATCCAGCGCTACGCGGACGAGGTGGGCGCGGACCTGGTCGTCATGGCGACGCACGGCCGCGGCGCGCTGAGCCGTGCATGGCTCGGCAGCGTGGCCGACACGCTGGTGCGGGAGGTCCGCCGGCCGGTGCTGCTGGTGCGTCCGCCAGGCGAGGACGTGCGGCCGGACTTCGATGCGCGGGTCAGGTTCCACCACCTGCTCATCCCGCTGGATGGGTCGGACGAGGCCGAGCAGGCGGTGCCGCCGGCCATGGAGCTGGGCGAGGCGATGGATGCACGGTTCACGCTTCTTACCGTGATCCCTGTGCCGATCCCGCTCGGAGTCATGAACCCGGAGCTCATGGTGGATGAGCGTGAACGCGCCGTGACGAGTGGGCCGGAGCCGAACGGCCCCGCCCACGCGTACCTCGAAAGCGTGGCCGAGCGGCTGCGGCGCGAGGGCCGGCAGGTGGATGTGGACGTCGTGGTGGAGGGCGACGTGACCGCCGCGATCCTCGGCGAAGCGGAGCGGGTCGGCGCCGACGTCATCGCGATCGCCACCCACGGCCGCAGCGGACTCTCCAGACTCGTGATGGGCAGCGTCGCCGGCGAGCTGGTCCGCAAGGCCGACGTGCCGGTGTTGGTCTACCGGCCGGAGCCCCGCGCGGAGTCCCGCGCGTGAGCGTCGCGCCGGCGGGCGTCGGCGCAGCGCGTCAACGCGGGGGCTCGCGCGGTACGTCCGATCGGGCCGGCGGGATGCCGCCTGCATCCCGCCGGCGGTTCGGTCACGGCGCGGTTGCCCGCGCCCAGTCCCAGCTCTCGAGGCCCCGGTCGTTCACCGCCTTGACCATGATCTCTGCGCCGGCGGGAACGTCGGACAGGCGCGCGCGCGGCTCGCTCACCGTCGTCGTGCGCAGTTCGCCCCCGGGCGCGCGGTAGGCGACGACGTAGGACCGCACGTCCGACTCCACGGCCGGCGCCCACCGCGCCTCCACGTCCCGCCCGCGGCGCGTGACCTCCAGCCCCGTGAGCCGTGACGGGCTCGCGGCCATCAGCATGATGGATGCGACCGTCGTCTTGCTGACCTCCGCGACGAGCCGCTGGTCCACCGTCTCGAGCACGTCGTGCTCCTCGTGGTAGTGCGGGTTGCCGAGGATCGGGTAGGAGCCGATGCCGGCGATGATGTCGCCCCACGCCTCGTAGAACGCAGCGGCATCCGTCCCGCGGTAGTACTCGGCATCGTAGGTGATCAGGCCGGTGAACAGGATCGCGGCCGCGTGCTGGAGGTCGCGGAGACCATGGTTCGAGTACCGGATCGTGTTGTCCAGCCGGACATCGTTCGCGTAGCCGACCATGTCGTTGTTCAGCGCGCCGAGGACCTTCAGTCCCTCCTCGGCCGCGCGACGCACGAACTCCCGGCTCCCCAGCAGGCCCGACTCCTCGCCCGTGAAGAACGCGAACTTGATGGTCCGCGGCTGCGGCCGCTTCGCGAGCACTCGTGCCGCCTCGAGCAGCGCGGTCGCGCCCGAGCTGTTGTCATCCGCGCCCGGGCCGCGCTCGACCGAGTCGAAGTGGCTGGACACGACGTAGACCAGGTCCGGGTCCACGGTGCCGCGCAGCGTGGCGATGACGTTGGCCGTGCGGATGCCCGGCCGCGGCTCGAACCACTGGATCTCCGGCTCGTAGCCGAACTGGCGGAGCTTGGCCGCGTAGTACTCGATCGCCCGGTGGTTGCCCGGCTGCGTGATGTGCTTGGAGCCGAGCCGGTAGACGTCGTTCGCGTAGCCGTAGATGCGGGTCGCGGAGACGTCCTGCACCGCCGCGCGCACCTCGTCCGCGATCGGCGCGAACATCTTCTCGGCCCGCGCGCGCAGGTCCTGCTCGCGGGCGAGGTTGGCGCGGATGCGGGCGAGTACCTCATCCTTCGTGACCTTGCGGGTGAGGTCGAGCAGCACGACCTGCCGCTCGGGCGAGATCGTGTTGCCGTCCCGGTCCGCGACGATCAAGACCTTCGTGCCGTCCCGGCTCACCGCCCACTCGTACTCCGGCGCGACGGTGCGCACGGTGTTGTTGTGGTGCAACCGCGTGCGCTCGCCGGTCTCCACGTCGTACAGGTACGAGCGGCGGTGGCGCGGCTCGCCCACCAGCGCGAGGACCGTCTTCGCGTCAATGAACCGGGGCTCCACGTCGTGCTGGATCTCGTAGGTGAGCCGACGCTCGTTCGTGCCGTCGCTCGCCACGACGAACAGCTCCCAATCCTCCCGCGGCATCATCTGATAGACGACCAAGCTGCCGTCCGGCGAGAGGGCCGGCGCCGCGACCGGGGCCGTCGTGCGCTTGACGACGACCGGGTCGCCGCCTGCGCTCAGGGAGAGGACGTTCACGGTGTTCTCGCCGTTCGCCTGGGCGATGAACGCGAGCGTCGAGCCGTCTGCGGAGAGCGCGGGCTGGGTGCCCTCGAACGTCCGCGTCTCGCCGGTCGAGAGGTCGCGCACCGCGATCGTGCGGCGGTTCACCGTGTAGACGAGGTGCTTGCCGCCCGGCACTGCCATGATGTTCTCGTGGATACCCGGCTCGGTCACGACCTCCGCTGGCCGCTGGCCGTCCCGGAATGCGACGATCACGGTCCGATCGGTCTGGCCGCGCGGGAAGCCGGCAACGTAGAGCGCGCTGCCGTCCGCCGAGAACGTGATCTCGGTCTTGGCCAGATCCTCCGCTTCGATGGTGCGCTCGCGGCCAGACACCAGGTCCTGCACCTTGATCCTCGACTCCAACGCCTCGAGGATCGCGATGGCGCGTGTGCGGCGGATCAGCTCCTCGCGGCTCGCGCGTGCGGCGGTCAGGCGTTGCAGGTCATCGTAAGCGGCCTTGAGCGCCGCGCTCGGCCGTGAAGGAGGTTCGATGTACGCTGCGCGGAGGCCGTCCGGCGAGAACACCAGCCCGGTGCCCCGGACCTCGCGCAGCTTGCGCGGGGACGCGCCGGAGATGTCGACGATGTGCGTGCGCAGCGTCTCCCGCGTGCCGGTCTCGTAGGCGACCAGGCGGCCGTCCGGGCTGAACTGGATCGCGCGGCCGTCCGGCGCGATCTCGGTGGCGTGATACAGCTCGCCGGTGAGCAGCGCCACCGGCTCGAGGAAGCGCTCGCCGCCAGGCGTCTGGAGCAGCCGCTCGAGCTGCGAGAGCGCATCGGGGTACGCGCCGTCCTGCCAGTTCACGTAGGCAGAGTCGTACAGCTCCTGTAGCGGATCCTGTGCGGCCGCCGCGGAGGGCGCCGCCAACAGGATCGCAGGTAGCAGCAACGTCAGCGATCGGGTATACTCCATCGATCCACCTCGGCGGGGGTGTCGAGCGCTCCGGCTCGCCCGCGCACGGGTCGGGGCCGGAGCCTGCGCCCTTGTCGATGAAGCGCGCCGCAGGTCGTCACGCCAGGAGCGCATGGTCCGCGTTCAGGTCTCCATGACCGTCGAGCGCCGCCTGCGGCGCTCCAGACTCGAGGACACGTACACCGCCCCCGCCGGCGCGATCCTGTCCGCCGTCGGCTTCGTCGGCCCGTGGGGCCTGTACCCTCGGGGGGCCTGTTCGCCCACGTCGGCGCGGGCGTGCGTGCCGGGGCCGGCGGCGCTGACTTCGTTGCGGCCGTTCGGCGCGGGGCGTGAGGACGGAGACCATGGTACTGGACATCGAGTATCTCGGCCAGCGGGGCGCGATCGGCGCGTTCCTGATCGAGACGGACGGCGGCGCGGCCATCGTCGACCCCGGCCCCGCGTCCGCGCTGTCCGGCCTGCGCGCTCGCCTTGCGGAGCAGGGCCTCGGCGTGGCCGACCTCGAGGCCGTCCTCCTCACCCACATCCACCTCGACCACGCCGGCGCGACCGGAACGCTGGTGCGCGAGAACCCGCGGCTGCGCGTCTACGTGCACGAGCGCGGCGCGCCGCACCTCGTGGACCCGACACGGCTGCTGGCCAGCGCGGGCCGCCTGTACGGCGACCAGATGCAACGGCTGTGGGGCGAGGTCCTTCCCGTTCCGCGCGACAACCTGCACACGCTCGCGGGCGGCGAGGAGGTGCGGCTGGGGACGCGGGTGCTCGAGACCGCGTACACGCCGGGCCACGCGGTGCACCACGTGAGTTACCTGGACGCGGGCGAGGGCGTCGCGTTCGTGGGCGACACGGGCGGGCTGCGCCTCGACAACGCCCGCGTCGTCCTGCCGCTCACGCCGCCGCCGGACTTCGACCTCGAGGCGTGGCGGCAGAGCCTGGCGTGGTTCGCCGTGTGGCGGCCCGAGCGCCTCGTCGTCACGCACTTCGGCTTCGCCGACGACGTGCCCTGGCACCTCGCGCAGCTCGAGGAAGGGCTCGAGGACTGGGTGGCACGCGTGCGCGCGTCGCTCGCCCGTGAGGCAACGGACGAGGCAAGGGCGCGTGCGTTCGCCGACGACGTCGCCGCCGAGCTCGCCGGCCGCCTATCCGCCGACGAGGTGGCGCGCTACGTCGCCGGCGCGGGACTGGAGGCGTGCTGGGCCGGGATCGCACGGTGGGTGAGGAAGCAGCAGGGCGGCTGAGGGCAGGCGGCGGCGGTCGCGGCGATCCGGCCTAGATGATCCACCGGTCGGCGATGCGATCCACGTACCACTGGCCGTCCCAGCGCCTCCGGGCAGTGTCCAGGCCGGGTGCGCTCGGCGGGCCGGGGGCGTGCTCTTGCCGCGGCTTGACCCCCCGTCCGCTCCCGGGGTACTCTACTTGCACCCGGGCAGCGGGCTCCCATCTCCACGCGGGAAATCCGGCATGCACGCGATCGTCACCCTGGATGTCAACGGCGACCGTCGCCAGGTCGGCGTGCCGGCGCACTACACGCTGCTGGAGACGCTGCGCTACGTGCTCGGGCTCACGGGCTCCAAGCAGGGCTGCGACAAGGGCGACTGCGGCGCGTGCACCGTGTTGCTGGACGGGGAGCCCACGCTCGCCTGCCTCACGCCGGTCTGGGAGGCGGAAGGGCGCAAGGTGCTGACGGTCGAAGGGCTGGCCGGCCCCGGCCGGCTGCACCCACTCCAGGAGGCGTTCCAGCGGGCCGGCGCTGCGCAGTGTGGCTTCTGCACGCCCGGCATCCTCATGTCCGCCGCTGCACTGCTCGCCCGCAACCCGAACCCCACGCGCCGCGAGATCCAGGAAGCGCTGAGCGGAAACCTCTGCCGCTGCACCGGATACACGAAGATCTACGAGGCGGTGGAGCTGGCGGCGGAGATGATCCGCGCGGCCGCGACGCAGGGGGGGCGATGAAGCGGAGCCGCTCATGAGACCCGAAGACCTCCGCGGCCGTCAGGCGGCGAACGCCGCACCCGAGTCCGAGCTCGCCGAGCTCATCGAGCGGGAGTTCGCGGTCATTGGCCGTCGGCTCACACGCACCGACGGGCTGGGCAAGGTCACGGGCAGCGCCGTCTACACGGACGACATCGCGCTGCCCGGCATGCTGCACGGCAAGATCCTGCGCTCCCCGCACCCGCACGCGCGAATCCTCTCCATCGATACCTCCGAAGCCCTCGCGCTGCCCGGCGTGCACGCGGTCATCACCGGCCGCGACATGCCCGTGAAGTACGGCATCATCCCGTGGACGCGGGATGAGGAGCCGCTGTGCGTGGACCGCGTGCGCTACATCGGGGACGCCGTCGCCGCGGTGGCGGCCGTGGACGAGGACACGGCGATCCGCGCCCTCGACCTGATCCGCGTCGAGTACGAGCCGCTGCCCGCCTACCTCGACCCGGAGGCCGCGCTCGCGGGCGGCGACATCCCGATCCACGAGCCGAGGAAGCCGGGCCAGAACGGCAACATCACGAAGCACGTGCGCCTCGCGTTCGGCGACGTGGACCGGCTCATGGCCGAGAGCGACGTCGTCATCGAGGCCGAGTACTTCTTCGAAGGGACGACGCATGCGCCGATGGAGCCGCACTGCGCCATCGGCTACTACGACCCCTCCGGCAAGCTCACCGTCTGGTCCGCGACGCAGGTGCCGCACTACCTCCAGCGCGAGCTGGCGCGGGTACTGGACCTGGATGTCGCGCGCGTGCGCGTGATCCAGCCCACCGTGGGCGGCGCGTTCGGCGGCAAGTCCGAGCCGTTCGACCTGGAGTTCTGCGTCGCCAAGCTGGCGATGATCACGGGCCGGCCCGTGAAGATCCTGTACACGCGTGAGGAGGTCTTCTACGCGCACCGGGGCCGCCACCCGATGAAGATCCACGCGCGGCTGGGCGCGAGCCGGGATGGGCGGATCAAGGCCGTGGATCACCGCGTGCTGATCGACGGCGGCGCCTACGCCTCGTTCGGCCTCGTCACCACCTACTACTCCGGCCAGCTCCTGACCGCGCCGTACGCGTTCGAGTCGTACCGGTTCGACGCGACGCGGGTCTACACGAACAAGCCGGCGTGCGGCCCGAAGCGCGGCCACGGCTCGGTGCAGCCGCGCTTCGCGTTCGAGGTCCAGCTCGACAAGCTCGCAGAAGCGTTGGGCATGGATCCCATCGAGCTCAGGCGGCGCAACTTCCTGGGCTCGGGGACGCGCACGGTGAACGAGCTGCGCATCACGTCCAACGGCTTCCTGGAGTGCCTGGACGCGGTCGAGCGGGCGAGCGGGTGGAAGGAGCGCTGGCGCCGGCTGCCCTACGGGCGTGGGCTCGGCGTCGCCGGGTCTTGCTACATCTCGGGCACGAACTACCCGATCTACCCGAACGACATGCCGCAGTCCGGCGTGCAGATCCAGGTCGAGCGTTCGGGCCGGGTCACGGTGTTCAGCGGCGCGTCGGAGATCGGGCAGGGTTCGGACAGCGTGGTCGCGTACATCGTCGCCGAGGAGCTGGGCGTGCCGCTCGAGTACGTGCGCGTCGTCTCCGCGGACACGGACCTGGTGCCGGTGGACCTGGGCGCCTATTCGTCGCGCGAGACGTTCATGGTCGGCAACGCGACGTTGGAGGCCGCGCGCAGGCTGCGCACGCTCGTTCAGCGCGCCGTGGCGGAGGAATGGAACGTCCGGCCCATGCAGGTGTCGCTCGTTGGTGGCTGGGCGGTGGACGCCGCCGACCCGGCGCGCCGCATCCCGATCTCCGAAGCGTTCAACATCGCGGAGGCGAAGCACGGCACGCTGGGCGCGGTCGGCTCCTACAACACGCCCAAGGACATCCACGGCGCCTACCGCGGCGGCACCATCGGCGCCTCGCCCGCCTACTCGTTCACCGCGCACGTCGCGGAGGTCGAGGTCGACGTCGAGACCGGCTTCGTCCGCGTCGAGCGGATCTGGATCGCCCACGACTGCGGCCGTGCGCTGAACCCGGTGCTGGTCGAGGGGCAGATGGAGGGCTCGGCGTACATGGGGTTCGCCGAGGCGCTGATGGAGCAGCAGATCTTCAAGGATGCGGACCAGGGAAGGGAAGGGCTGCACAACGGGCCGTCGCTGCTGGACTACCGCATCCCCACCACGCTGGACACGCCCGAGCTGATCTCGCTGATCATCGAGAGCGTGGACCCGGAGGGGCCGTACGGCGCGAAGGAGGCGGGCGAGGGGCCGCTGCACCCGTCGATCCCGGCGATCGCCAACGCGATCTACGATGCGGTCGGCGTGCGCCTGGACTCGCTGCCGTTCTCACCGCCACGGGTTTGGAAGGCGTTGCAGGATCCGGCCGCACGCGAGCGCTGGCTCGCTGCGCGGAAGCAGGCGTACGCCGCGGAACTGGCGGCAGACTGACACGGACGCCGGAGCCCGGCGGATCCCGGGCCCGGCATCGAAGGGAGGACCATGGACGTCGAAGCTGCGATCCGAGCGCGCCGCTCGGTCAAGCGGTTCACCGGGCGGCCGGTCACGCGTGAGGAGCTGGAGCCGCTGTTCGAGGCGGCGGTCCTCGCGCCCAACCACCGCATGACGGAGCCGTGGGAGTTCCTCGTGCTGGGCGAGCGCGCCCGCAAGGCGTACGCGGAGGCACTGGCCCGCCGCAAGGCGCGCAAGGTCGAGGACGAGGCGGCGAAGGAAGCGGTGCGAGCGAAGGTGATGGCCGAGGTCATGTCCGTGCCGGCGGTGATCGCCGTCACGACCCGGCTGGACCCGGACCCGGAGATCCGGGAAGAGGACTACGCAGCAACGTTCATGGCCATCCAGAACATGTTGCTCGTCGCGACGTCGCGCGGCCTCGGCTCGCACATCAAGACCGGCAAGGTCATGGACGAGCCGGATGTCCGCGAGGCGCTGGGCGTGCCGGAGGACCGGCGCATCGTCGCCGTGATCTACATCGGCGAGCAGGCGGACACCCCGCAGCCCAAGCCGCGCACGCCGGCGCGCGAGAAGACCCGCTGGCTGGACTGACCCGATGCTGCGGCTGCCGGAGTACACGTACCACCGGCCCGCGCGGCTCGAGGACGCCCTCGCGCTCCTGGCCGAGCACGGCGATGCTGCAGTGCCGATCGCCGGCGGCACGGACCTGCTGCCGAACATGAAGCACCGGTTGGTCGCGCCGGCGCACCTCATCGCGCTGAAGCAACTGCCGGAGCTGCGCGGCATCGAGGTGGCCCACAGCGAGCTGCGCATCGGCGCTGCGGAAACCCTGACGGCCGTGTCGCGCCATCCGCTGGTGCGCCAGCACGCGCCGTCCCTCGCCCGCGCGGCCGCGCTGGTCGCCGGGCCGCAGCTCCGCAACATGGGCACGATCGGCGGCAACCTGTGCCTGGACACCCGCTGCACGTACTACAACCAGACGTACTTCTGGCGGCAGGCGCTGGGCTTCTGCCTGAAGAAGGACGGCACCGTGTGCCACGTCACGAAGGTGGGGAAGAAGTGCGTCGCCGCCCATTCCGCGGACACGCCGCCGGTGCTCATGACGCTCGGCGCCGTCGTCGACCTCGCGTCGGCCGATGGCGAGCGGAGCGTCGCGGTCGAGGAGTTCTTCGTCGCGGATGGCGTACGGAACACGGTGCGGCGGCCCGGCGAGCTGGTCACGCGCATCCGCGTGCCGCTGCGCGAGCCGCCGCTCAGGGCGTCCTACCAGAAGCTCCGGCAGCGCAACGCCGTTGACTTCCCGCTGCTCTCGGTCGCGGCGGCCGCGGAGATGGAGGACGACGACGTGGTGCGCTCGCTCCGCGTCGTCGTCTCCGCGCTCGGCGCACGCCCGCGGCTGCTCACCGGACTCGAGCGCATCGTGGAGGGCCAGCGCCTCACGCCGGACGTGATCGAGGCCGTGGCGCAGCGCGCCTTCCAGCAGTGCCACCCGCTCGGCAACATCGCCGCCGACGCCGAATGGCGGCGGGCCATGGTGCCCGTGTACGTGCGGCGGGCGCTGGA
Protein-coding regions in this window:
- a CDS encoding MBL fold metallo-hydrolase, giving the protein MVLDIEYLGQRGAIGAFLIETDGGAAIVDPGPASALSGLRARLAEQGLGVADLEAVLLTHIHLDHAGATGTLVRENPRLRVYVHERGAPHLVDPTRLLASAGRLYGDQMQRLWGEVLPVPRDNLHTLAGGEEVRLGTRVLETAYTPGHAVHHVSYLDAGEGVAFVGDTGGLRLDNARVVLPLTPPPDFDLEAWRQSLAWFAVWRPERLVVTHFGFADDVPWHLAQLEEGLEDWVARVRASLAREATDEARARAFADDVAAELAGRLSADEVARYVAGAGLEACWAGIARWVRKQQGG
- a CDS encoding (2Fe-2S)-binding protein, with the translated sequence MHAIVTLDVNGDRRQVGVPAHYTLLETLRYVLGLTGSKQGCDKGDCGACTVLLDGEPTLACLTPVWEAEGRKVLTVEGLAGPGRLHPLQEAFQRAGAAQCGFCTPGILMSAAALLARNPNPTRREIQEALSGNLCRCTGYTKIYEAVELAAEMIRAAATQGGR
- a CDS encoding aldehyde oxidase; this encodes MRPEDLRGRQAANAAPESELAELIEREFAVIGRRLTRTDGLGKVTGSAVYTDDIALPGMLHGKILRSPHPHARILSIDTSEALALPGVHAVITGRDMPVKYGIIPWTRDEEPLCVDRVRYIGDAVAAVAAVDEDTAIRALDLIRVEYEPLPAYLDPEAALAGGDIPIHEPRKPGQNGNITKHVRLAFGDVDRLMAESDVVIEAEYFFEGTTHAPMEPHCAIGYYDPSGKLTVWSATQVPHYLQRELARVLDLDVARVRVIQPTVGGAFGGKSEPFDLEFCVAKLAMITGRPVKILYTREEVFYAHRGRHPMKIHARLGASRDGRIKAVDHRVLIDGGAYASFGLVTTYYSGQLLTAPYAFESYRFDATRVYTNKPACGPKRGHGSVQPRFAFEVQLDKLAEALGMDPIELRRRNFLGSGTRTVNELRITSNGFLECLDAVERASGWKERWRRLPYGRGLGVAGSCYISGTNYPIYPNDMPQSGVQIQVERSGRVTVFSGASEIGQGSDSVVAYIVAEELGVPLEYVRVVSADTDLVPVDLGAYSSRETFMVGNATLEAARRLRTLVQRAVAEEWNVRPMQVSLVGGWAVDAADPARRIPISEAFNIAEAKHGTLGAVGSYNTPKDIHGAYRGGTIGASPAYSFTAHVAEVEVDVETGFVRVERIWIAHDCGRALNPVLVEGQMEGSAYMGFAEALMEQQIFKDADQGREGLHNGPSLLDYRIPTTLDTPELISLIIESVDPEGPYGAKEAGEGPLHPSIPAIANAIYDAVGVRLDSLPFSPPRVWKALQDPAARERWLAARKQAYAAELAAD
- a CDS encoding nitroreductase, whose product is MDVEAAIRARRSVKRFTGRPVTREELEPLFEAAVLAPNHRMTEPWEFLVLGERARKAYAEALARRKARKVEDEAAKEAVRAKVMAEVMSVPAVIAVTTRLDPDPEIREEDYAATFMAIQNMLLVATSRGLGSHIKTGKVMDEPDVREALGVPEDRRIVAVIYIGEQADTPQPKPRTPAREKTRWLD
- a CDS encoding 4-hydroxybenzoyl-CoA reductase, with product MLRLPEYTYHRPARLEDALALLAEHGDAAVPIAGGTDLLPNMKHRLVAPAHLIALKQLPELRGIEVAHSELRIGAAETLTAVSRHPLVRQHAPSLARAAALVAGPQLRNMGTIGGNLCLDTRCTYYNQTYFWRQALGFCLKKDGTVCHVTKVGKKCVAAHSADTPPVLMTLGAVVDLASADGERSVAVEEFFVADGVRNTVRRPGELVTRIRVPLREPPLRASYQKLRQRNAVDFPLLSVAAAAEMEDDDVVRSLRVVVSALGARPRLLTGLERIVEGQRLTPDVIEAVAQRAFQQCHPLGNIAADAEWRRAMVPVYVRRALEELAGAAAVAA